In the genome of Aspergillus flavus chromosome 8, complete sequence, one region contains:
- a CDS encoding cytochrome P450 monooxygenase: MVVCVITVLILGFLAFVRALCNYTRLSTVPGPLFTGLSDLWRTYARSTSDYGCSLAGLHMKYGKVVRLGPRSISVSDPTAIFPVYNGRPSERPIFEHGDRIVFTQGSFTKSTDIESSLMSKVDRRRSLESAMRYEGIIDQAANNLITSLRQRPLVRLTTLLQGFATEFINRLVLEESATQVMPFSAQGASCHWYNRTGKWLKLPMIEYALLRSPAARLKRRRGISFVPRKVQGGINGSQSSRAMNDGGISYNISFPRSYSNADGAYACIAMAFVSTFSSLLKHENVMTRLRSEIDTAFSKGLLSDPPRWQELGKLRYLDAVIKESMRQLPSLGYNREVVTPPEGAIVAGYYIPPGTMMELHSEALRDDPGIYGEDVHTYRPARWLTADPRQRWAMNQNLQQLSTSINDCPKVRVTWLELKKIVVLILLKFNLQLVRPGEGPIPSERSDQGSPPSMAYCTPRNH, encoded by the exons ATGGTTGTGTGTGTGATTACGGTCTTAATCTTGGGGTTTTTGGCCTTTGTGCGTGCGCTCTGCAACTACACCCGCTTAAGCACAGTTCCAGGTCCTCTGTTCACTGGCCTATCTGACTTGTGGAGAACATACGCTCGCAGTACAAGCGACTATGGCTGTAGTCTAGCCGGTCTTCATATGAAATATGGCAAGGTCGTCCGTTTAGGGCCTCGTTCTATCAGCGTTTCCGATCCTACGGCCATCTTCCCGGTCTATAATGGTCGGCCTAGTGAAAGA CCAATATTTGAACATGGCGATCGGATCGTATTCACCCAAGGCTCGTTCACGAAGTCGACCGATATTGAAAGTAGTCTAATGAGCAAGGTGGATCGACGGAGGTCTCTGGAATCAGCGATGCGATATGAAGGCATCATTGATCAGGCAGCCAACAATTTGATCACTTCTTTGAGACAACGCCCTCTAGTACGCCTAACGACCTTGCTTCAGGGCTTTGCCACTGAGTTCATTAATCGTCTGGTCTTGGAAGAATCGGCCACGCAAGTCATGCCTTTCAGCGCTCAGGGGGCGAGCTGTCACTGGTATAACCGCACAGGCAAATGGTTAAAGTTACCAATGATCGAATATGCGCTGCTACGAAGCCCAGCTGCTAGGTTGAAAAGGCGTCGCGGCATTTCATTTGTCCCCAGAAAAGTTCAGGGAGGGATCAACGGCAGTCAATCATCTAGGGCTATGAATGATGGTGGAATTAGCTACAACATCAGCTTCCCCAGAAGTTACAGCAATGCGGACGGCGCATATGCCTGTATTGCTATGGCGTTTGTATCAACATTCTCCTCCCTGCTAAAACACGAAAACGTTATGACGAGACTCCGATCTGAGATAGACACAGCATTCAGCAAGGGCTTACTCTCCGACCCTCCTCGGTGGCAGGAACTGGGTAAACTCCGTTACCTTGATGCTGTTATCAAAGAATCAATGCGCCAACTGCCTAGCTTGGGCTACAACCGTGAGGTCGTAACACCCCCCGAAGGTGCTATCGTTGCGGGGTACTACATTCCGCCCGGAACCATGATGGAACTTCATTCAGAGGCCTTACGAGATGATCCTGGTATTTATGGGGAGGACGTTCACACTTATCGGCCGGCACGATGGCTCACTGCTGACCCGCGACAACGGTGGGCCATGAACCAGAACTTACAACAGCTTAGCACCAGCATCAACGATTGCCCAAAGGTTCGGGTCACTTGGCTGGAGTTGAAAAAGATCGTTGTCTTAATACTCCTAAAGTTCAAC CTGCAGCTCGTACGTCCTGGAGAAGGACCAATTCCCAGTGAAAGGTCTGATCAGGGCTCGCCACCATCGATGGCATACTGTACCCCGCGAAATCACTGA
- a CDS encoding putative 5-oxo-L-prolinase: MAGDGKITISIDRGGTFTDVHAIVPGKPDIILKLLSVDPAHYQDAPTEGVRQILELVTGEPHPRGQPLKLDRIGSLRMGTTVATNALLERKGARSVLLTTKGFRDLLKIGDQSRPNIFDLSMARPGVLPEGVVEVNERIVPCHPSADKDCFSGARIVEGVTGEKFRVVQELNLEEVRSELQRYKEQGYQSLSVALVHSFAYPEHERQIGELAESMGFSVTLSSKLQPMIKIVPRGMSAAADAYLTPVIKTYIDSISSSFEGGLERQRECRFEFMQSDGGLVDFRRFSGLKAILSGPAAGVVGFAATSWDPTEKTPVIGFDMGGTSTDVSRFDGHLEHVFGSKVAGVLIQSPQLDINTVAAGGGSILSYRNGLFYVGPESASAHPGPACYRKGGPLTVTDANLFLGRLLPEYFPHIFGPNEDQPLDLEVTTKLFNELTQKINAERKEKGQPEYAPEEVALGFLKVADESMARPIRNLTQARGFETASHHLACFGGAGGQHACSVAASLGISRIIIHKYSSVLSAYGLALAEVVKESQEPVSADFETSQSSLEKRFNDMTDSATAEMSTQGFSADQVRHELYLNMRYEGSDTSLMILKPEDDSGFLEQFKTRHRREFNFNSDRAVLVDDIRVRTIASSNVRTEKSPLVQLREASLQDVSGTPDNTTKAYFDGYSSRIDTPVYLLDKLQKNARVHGPAVIIDKTQTIVVAPNSIAKILDTCIVIDLKEEQTTVNGVPSELSSEIDPIRLSIFGHRFMSIAEQMGRTLQKTSVSTNIKERLDFSCALFSPDGGLVANAPHVPVHLGSMQFAVRYQHQKWLGNLRDGDVLVANHPSCGGTHLPDITVITPVFDKPGGSEIMFYVASRGHHADIGGILPGSMPPKSTELWQEGAAIEGEKIVSNGVFEEERIIDLLVNKPAEHPGCSGSRCISDNLSDLKAQIAANTRGIALIQSLFAEYGVETVQKYMYAIQATAETAVRNLLKDLYKRFNGEPLEAVDYMDDGTPIRLKVTINESDGSAVFDFSGTGPEVYGGWNAPIAITHSAIIYCLRAMIASDVPLNQGCLAPIDIQVPSHSILSPTKTAAVVGGNVVTSQRITDVVLKAFRACAASQGCCNNLTFGTNSKVDPDTGATIPGFGYYETIAGGSGAGPTWKGESGIHVHMTNTRITDPEILEKRYPTLLRQFTLRSGSGGKGLHPGGDGVIRDIEFLAPMECSILSERRVHRPYGLEGGEDAQSGLNLWISKDEETGEERIVNIGGKNTVSMKTHDRIVINTAGGGGWGAAQ, from the exons ATGGCCGGAGACGGGAAAATAACCATCTCAATCGATCGGGGAGGCACCTTCACTGACGTACATGCCATCGTACCCGGGAAACCtgacatcatcctcaagTTACTCTCCGTCGACCCCGCCCACTATCAAGATGCTCCCACCGAGGGTGTGCGCCAGATTCTCGAGCTCGTCACAGGTGAACCCCACCCCAGAGGGCAACCGCTGAAGCTGGATCGGATTGGGTCTCTGCGCATGGGAACAACGGTGGCTACAAATGCGCTGCTGGAGAGGAAAGGGGCCCGGTCAGTCCTACTCACGACCAAGGGCTTCCGCGATCTACTCAAGATTGGTGATCAGTCACGGCCAAACATTTTTGATCTGTCGATGGCCCGCCCAGGAGTGCTGCCGGAAGGCGTGGTTGAGGTCAATGAACGTATTGTCCCGTGCCATCCATCGGCAGATAAGGATTGCTTCTCCGGAGCTCGCATCGTGGAGGGTGTGACCGGGGAAAAGTTCCGTGTCGTGCAGGAATTAAACCTCGAGGAGGTTCGCTCGGAACTCCAGCGGTATAAGGAGCAGGGCTACCAATCCCTGTCGGTCGCGCTGGTCCACTCCTTCGCATACCCAGAGCATGAACGTCAGATTGGCGAGCTGGCCGAGAGCATGGGCTTCTCCGTGACATTGTCCTCCAAGCTACAGCCGATGATCAAAATCGTCCCACGAGGCATGTCTGCCGCGGCTGATGCCTATCTCACACCCGTCATCAAGACATATATTGACTCGATTTCCTCCAGCTTCGAAGGCGGCTTGGAGCGTCAGCGCGAGTGCCGCTTCGAGTTCATGCAATCGGATGGTGGACTGGTCGATTTTCGCCGATTCAGCGGGCTGAAGGCGATCTTGTCCGGTCCTGCAGCCGGCGTGGTCGGGTTCGCCGCCACGAGCTGGGATCCCACCGAGAAGACACCCGTGATCGGCTTCGACATGGGCGGTACATCAACGGATGTGTCTCGTTTTGACGGTCATCTCGAGCATGTTTTCGGATCCAAAGTTGCCGGTGTGCTCATTCAATCCCCGCAACTCGATATCAATACTGTCGCGGCAGGTGGCGGCTCTATCCTGTCATATCGTAACGGATTGTTCTATGTCGGACCGGAATCGGCATCCGCCCACCCCGGCCCTGCTTGTTACCGCAAAGGAGGACCATTGACAGTCACAGATGCTAACCTATTCCTGGGCCGCTTACTACCTGAGTACTTCCCACACATCTTCGGTCCCAACGAGGACCAGCCTCTTGATCTCGAAGTGACCACCAAGCTTTTCAATGAGTTGACCCAGAAGATTAATgcggagagaaaagagaaggggcAGCCGGAGTACGCTCCGGAAGAAGTTGCTCTGGGATTCTTGAAGGTGGCCGATGAGTCGATGGCTCGCCCTATTCGCAACCTGACTCAAGCCCGTGGCTTTGAAACCGCATCGCACCATTTGGCCTGTTTTGGAGGCGCCGGTGGTCAACATGCATGCTCGGTTGCGGCATCACTGGGCATCTCACGCATTATCATCCATAAATACTCGTCTGTCCTCTCCGCGTACGGGTTGGCGCTGGCCGAGGTGGTCAAGGAATCTCAGGAGCCGGTCTCCGCTGACTTTGAGACATCTCAGTCAAGCCTCGAGAAGCGCTTCAATGACATGACAGACAGCGCTACAGCAGAGATGAGCACCCAAGGATTCTCAGCGGATCAAGTGCGGCACGAGCTGTACCTCAATATGCGCTATGAGGGCTCCGATACCAGTTTAATGATCTTGAAACCTGAAGATGATTCGGGCTTCCTGGAACAGTTCAAGACCCGGCATCGCAGAGAATTCAACTTCAATTCTGACCGAGCGGTCCTAGTGGACGACATTCGTGTGCGTACGATCGCTTCATCGAATGTGCGCACTGAGAAGAGTCCTCTGGTCCAGTTGCGGGAGGCCAGCTTGCAAGATGTGAGCGGAACTCCGGACAATACAACGAAAGCGTACTTTGACGGATACTCCAGCCGCATTGACACGCCAGTCTATCTTCTGGACAAGCTCCAGAAAAATGCTCGCGTCCATGGTCCTGCCGTCATCATCGACAAGACCCAGACTATCGTGGTAGCTCCAAATTCCATAGCCAAGATCCTGGATACTTGCATCGTCATTGATCTAAAGGAGGAGCAGACTACCGTCAATGGCGTTCCTTCAGAGCTCTCATCCGAAATTGACCCTATTAGACTGAGTATCTTCGGTCATCGTTTCATGTCCATCGCTGAACAGATGGGTCGCACCCTGCAGAAGACATCCGTCTCAACCAACATCAAAGAGCGCCTGGACTTTTCCTGCGCTCTGTTCTCTCCAGATGGCGGGCTTGTGGCCAATGCTCCCCACGTTCCTGTTCATCTCGGTTCCATGCAATTTGCCGTTCGCTACCAACACCAGAAATGGTTGGGTAATCTGAGGGACGGTGACGTCTTGGTCGCCAACCACCCCAGTTGCGGTGGAACTCACCTTCCTGACATCACA GTGATCACGCCTGTGTTTGATAAGCCAGGTGGCAGTGAAATAATGTTTTATGTCGCCTCTCGTGGCCACCACGCAGATATCGGCGGCATCCTGCCAGGGTCGATGCCACCAAAATCCACCGAGCTGTGGCAGGAGGGTGCAGCCAttgaaggagagaaaatcGTGAGCAATGGCGTCTTTGAGGAGGAGCGTATAATCGACCTCCTAGTGAACAAGCCAGCAGAACACCCCGGATGCTCGGGCTCGCGGTGCATTAGCGACAATCTATCGGACTTGAAGGCACAGATCGCGGCTAACACACGCGGTATCGCCCTGATTCAGTCCTTGTTCGCCGAGTACGGCGTCGAAACCGTCCAGAAGTACATGTACGCGATCCAAGCCACGGCCGAGACAGCCGTGCGCAACCTCCTGAAGGATCTCTACAAGCGCTTTAACGGCGAGCCCCTGGAAGCCGTCGATTACATGGATGACGGTACTCCCATTAGACTGAAGGTCACGATCAATGAGTCGGACGGATCTGCCGTCTTCGACTTCTCCGGCACCGGGCCCGAAGTGTACGGAGGCTGGAACGCTCCCATCGCCATCACCCATTCGGCCATTATCTACTGCTTAAGAGCCATGATCGCCTCAGACGTGCCTCTCAACCAGGGCTGTCTGGCGCCTATCGACATCCAAGTCCCGTCACACAGCATCCTCTCGCCGACCAAGACGGCAGCCGTCGTGGGCGGTAACGTCGTGACATCGCAAAGAATCACCGATGTCGTCCTGAAGGCCTTCCGCGCCTGCGCCGCCTCCCAAGGATGCTGCAACAATCTGACTTTTGGCACCAACTCCAAGGTAGACCCAGACACCGGCGCAACCATCCCTGGCTTCGGCTACTACGAGACCATCGCCGGAGGCAGCGGCGCAGGACCAACCTGGAAGGGCGAGTCCGGCATCCACGTCCACATGACCAACACGCGGATTACTGACCCTGAGATCCTCGAGAAGCGGTATCCCACTCTGCTGCGCCAGTTCACCCTCCGATCCGGCTCGGGCGGAAAGGGACTCCACCCCGGTGGTGACGGCGTCATCCGAGACATTGAGTTCCTGGCGCCTATGGAATGCTCGATTCTATCGGAACGGCGAGTCCATCGTCCTTATGGTCtggagggaggagaagacgCCCAGTCCGGTCTCAATCTGTGGATCtccaaggatgaggagacgGGTGAGGAACGCATCGTGAATATCGGTGGTAAGAATACGGTTTCGATGAAGACGCATGATCGTATCGTGATCAATACTGCTGGTGGGGGTGGTTGGGGTGCTGCGCAGTAG
- a CDS encoding Metallo-dependent phosphatase-like protein: MSAVETDGLTITHSSERTGTPDLRLIHYNDVYHVEPGSAEPVGGVSRFQSVINHYRSDPRFAGQPDVLTFFSGDAFNPSLESTVTKGRHMVPFLNKAGTDVACVGNHDLDFGVAQLRHLRSQCQFPWLLANILDPALGEDVPIANCERTRMLTSSNGLKVGVIGLGEREWLGTINSLPPDLIYKSAAQTALDLVPRLREQGADIIVAVTHQREPNDYKLAERLPPGFIDIILGGHDHYYAHAIVNGIQVLRSGTDFKQLSYIEAWRKADGPGWDFNIIRRDIVRSIPEDPATVALVAKLTSSLKSKLEKPIGYTVRPLDARFSTVRQRESNLGNFVCDLMRFYYAADCAMMAGGTIRGDQIYPPGILRLKDILNCFPFEDPIVLLRAQGRALMDALENGVSQLPALEGRFPQVSNITFSYNASAPPGSRINWAKIGGHPIEYDRTYSLATRGYMGRGKDGFASLLVQSAGGEVEEVVDEESGILVSTLLRQYFLSLKVMGRWQRWSKSLARHWDTVHQNLHCNGWLKPASGQTSPVTEKAPVRPQRPTLQRSKQYYQYGRFTEIDTEESPEKEAQSHEDMDSDSDSDPEILTSPQPTTNYVTLPAQSAAEEERRLRLARRVVRKWMQKAGFQPTTLNGTDDAGFTPTWTPGISPRLEGRIVIEDTR, translated from the exons ATGTCCGCTGTGGAAACCGACGGACTCACCATCACCCATTCTTCCGAACGAACCGGAACCCCCGATCTTCGTCTCATCCATTACAATGATGTTTACCACGTGGA ACCAGGGTCTGCGGAGCCAGTCGGTGGTGTTTCTCGATTCCAATCCGTAATCAATCATTATCGTTCCGATCCCCGATTCGCCGGACAACCGGACGTTCTCACCTTCTTCTCCGGAGATGCCTTCAACCCAAGCCTCGAAAGCACGGTCACCAAGGGGCGCCATATGGTCCCTTTTCTGAATAAAGCGGGCACAGATGTCGCATGTGTAGGG AACCATGACCTCGATTTCGGTGTTGCGCAGCTGCGTCACCTGCGTAGCCAGTGCCAGTTCCCCTGGCTGTTGGCCAATATCCTCGATCCAGCCTTAGGAGAGGATGTGCCAATTGCGAACTGTGAGCGGACCCGGATGTTGACATCATCGAACGGTTTAAAAGTGGGCGTGATTGGTCTGGGGGAGAGAGAGTG GCTAGGAACAATCAATTCCCTTCCCCCAGACTTGATTTACAAATCCGCTGCCCAAACCGCCCTCGACCTCGTCCCTCGTCTTCGTGAACAAGGCGCCGACATCATTGTCGCGGTCACCCACCAACGCGAACCGAACGACTACAAATTGGCGGAGAGACTTCCACCGGGCttcattgatatcattctgGGAGGCCACGATCACTACTACGCACATGCTATCGTCAACGGGATTCAAGTTCTGCGCTCCGGTACGGATTTTAAACAGCTTAGCTATATCGAAGCGTGGCGCAAAGCGGATGGACCAGGATGGGATTTTAACATTATCCGGCGCGATATAGTCCGATCAATTCCGGAAGACCCAGCAACTGTGGCACTGGTGGCCAAGCTGACATCCAGCCTGAAATCCAAGTTGGAGAAACCCATTGGCTACACGGTTCGGCCGCTGGACGCCCGGTTCTCCACCGTCCGCCAGAGAGAGTCAAACTTAGGGAACTTTGTGTGCGACCTTATGCGATTCTACTATGCGGCTGATTGTGCCATGATGGCTGGTGGTACCATCCGCGGGGACCAAATTTATCCGCCGGGCATTTTACGACTGAAAGATATCTTGAACTGTTTTCCTTTCGAAGATCCGATTGTCTTGCTCCGGGCTCAAGGGCGAGCTCTGATGGATGCCCTCGAGAACGGTGTAAGCCAATTGCCCGCCCTGGAGGGTCGGTTTCCACAGGTGTCAAATATTACGTTCAGTTATAATGCATCCGCTCCGCCCGGCTCGCGCATCAACTGGGCGAAGATCGGAGGGCACCCGATCGAGTACGACCGGACGTACTCCCTTGCCACACGAGGATACATGGGCCGCGGAAAGGACGGCTTCGCGTCGTTGCTGGTGCAGTCTGCTGGCGGCGAGGTAGAGGAGGTTGTCGACGAGGAAAGCGGAATCTTGGTCAGCACCCTCCTTCGTCAGTATTTTCTGAGTTTGAAGGTGATGGGCAGGTGGCAGCGCTGGAGTAAGAGCTTGGCACGTCACTGGGACACCGTGCACCAGAACCTCCATTGCAATGGCTGGTTGAAGCCAGCATCTGGCCAAACCTCCCCGGTAACCGAGAAGGCTCCGGTACGGCCCCAGCGACCGACCCTCCAACGGAGCAAACAGTACTATCAATACGGCCGCTTCACGGAGATTGACACGGAAGAGAGTCCGGAGAAAGAGGCCCAGAGCCATGAGGACATGGATTCAGATTCTGACTCGGATCCAGAAATTTTGACTTCTCCGCAACCTACCACGAACTATGTGACCCTGCCCGCACAGTCCGCCGCAGAGGAAGAGCGTCGACTTCGACTAGCCCGACGCGTCGTGCGCAAATGGATGCAGAAAGCTGGATTTCAGCCGACCACGTTGAACGGCACCGACGATGCTGGTTTTACCCCGACTTGGACTCCGGGTATCTCCCCGCGTCTTGAAGGGCGCATTGTGATAGAGGACACACGGTAG